One stretch of Aquimarina sp. Aq107 DNA includes these proteins:
- the secDF gene encoding protein translocase subunit SecDF produces the protein MQNKGLVRVFAILFGLVCIYQLSFTYLTYTKEKEAEAYALAKHPEADASALRDTAEKTYLDSIGKDPIFANFSYNDAKSKELNKGLDLKGGINVILQISVRDILEGLANNSKNPAFIQALDAADQTQKNSQNTYVEDFFIEFEKIPDAQLASPDIFANKNLSDDITFDMSNDIVEPVLKRKIDESVTSAFEVLRKRIDKFGVTQPNIQRLGESGRILVELPGAKDVDRVKKLLQSTAQLEFWDVENAQELGIFLSRMNEKLKKELEAKDGVEVKEEVTDEVIESEKVLDTVQGDTTKTDADAEIEKLLADSEDSTDVETQVNPINDLIGPPSVGGALISVAIKDVEQFDEYLSRKDIRALLPQALRYTKFAWSKPEKEGERVDLYALKGNRDSTPELSGGVITDAAQTYDQVNNVIVTMQMDGKGAKKWEEMTGRASQTRGQIAIVLDNIVYSAPGVSKGPISGGRSEISGDFTVEEGQDLANVLRAGKLPASADIIESAIVGPSLGQEAIDSGVMSFGIALVLILIWMIFYYGKAGAFADVALVVNILFIFGVLAGLKAVLTLPGIAGIVLTIGMSVDANVLIFERIKEELAKGKSQVDAIKDGFNNALSSILDANITTGLTGLILLFFGTGPIKGFATTLLIGILTSLFTAIFITRLFIDGYGKNGKELAFSTAATKNLFKNININFLAKRKIAYVISGIIVVAGLVSLFTPGQGLDEGVDFVGGRTYTVRFAQDVVPTDVEKDLVAVFGSAQAKTLGANNQLKITTKYKVDETGEEVDSEISNSLFTALKPYLTDGMTYAEFSNGDEDKQVGIMSSRKVGPTIADDIQQAAFVSVIGSLIVVFLYILFRFRRWQFSLGAVAAVFHDVLVVLGVFSITWKFMPFNMEIDQAFIAAILTVVGYSLNDTVVVFDRIREYFAEHTGWSLDKNINGALNSTLSRTLNTSLTTLLVLIAIFIFAEPLRGFMFSLIIGVLVGTYSSLFIATPVMYDTVKKVGLKEKKKTEE, from the coding sequence ATGCAAAATAAAGGACTTGTTAGAGTATTTGCGATTTTATTTGGATTGGTATGTATTTACCAACTATCGTTTACGTACTTAACATACACAAAAGAAAAAGAAGCTGAAGCTTATGCCTTAGCTAAACACCCAGAAGCAGACGCTTCTGCATTAAGAGATACAGCAGAAAAAACTTATTTAGATTCTATTGGTAAGGATCCAATTTTTGCAAATTTTAGTTATAACGATGCTAAATCAAAAGAACTAAATAAAGGTCTTGACCTTAAAGGAGGAATTAACGTAATTCTTCAGATTTCTGTTAGAGATATCTTAGAAGGATTGGCTAATAATTCTAAAAACCCTGCTTTTATCCAGGCGTTAGATGCTGCCGATCAGACTCAGAAAAATAGTCAGAATACATATGTTGAAGATTTCTTTATAGAGTTTGAAAAAATACCGGATGCTCAGTTAGCTTCTCCAGATATTTTTGCGAATAAAAATTTAAGTGATGATATTACTTTTGATATGTCTAATGACATTGTAGAGCCAGTTTTAAAAAGAAAAATTGACGAGTCAGTAACTTCAGCATTCGAAGTACTTCGTAAGCGTATTGATAAGTTTGGGGTTACACAACCTAATATCCAACGTTTAGGAGAGTCAGGGCGTATTTTAGTAGAATTGCCAGGAGCTAAAGATGTAGATCGTGTAAAAAAGCTTTTACAGAGTACTGCACAATTAGAGTTTTGGGATGTAGAAAATGCTCAAGAGCTTGGTATTTTCTTAAGCAGAATGAATGAGAAGCTTAAGAAAGAATTAGAAGCTAAAGATGGTGTAGAAGTTAAAGAAGAAGTAACTGATGAGGTTATAGAATCAGAAAAAGTATTAGATACCGTTCAGGGAGATACTACTAAAACGGATGCAGATGCTGAAATAGAAAAATTATTGGCAGATTCAGAAGATTCTACAGATGTAGAAACACAGGTAAATCCAATAAACGATTTAATCGGTCCTCCTTCAGTTGGAGGAGCATTGATCTCAGTTGCAATTAAGGATGTAGAGCAATTTGATGAGTATTTAAGTAGAAAAGACATTAGAGCTTTATTACCTCAAGCTTTGAGGTACACAAAATTTGCTTGGAGTAAACCTGAGAAAGAAGGCGAGAGAGTAGATTTATATGCATTAAAAGGAAACCGTGATAGTACTCCAGAATTAAGTGGAGGAGTAATTACGGATGCTGCACAAACTTATGATCAGGTTAATAATGTAATAGTAACCATGCAGATGGATGGTAAAGGAGCTAAGAAATGGGAAGAAATGACAGGAAGGGCTTCGCAAACAAGAGGTCAGATTGCTATCGTTTTAGATAATATAGTATATTCTGCACCGGGTGTTTCTAAAGGACCAATTTCTGGAGGTAGAAGTGAAATTTCTGGAGACTTTACTGTTGAAGAAGGACAAGATTTAGCAAATGTATTGAGAGCTGGTAAATTACCAGCTTCTGCAGATATTATTGAGAGTGCAATAGTAGGACCGTCTTTAGGACAAGAGGCTATTGATAGTGGAGTGATGTCATTTGGTATTGCATTGGTGTTGATTTTAATCTGGATGATTTTTTACTATGGTAAGGCTGGAGCTTTTGCTGATGTTGCTTTGGTAGTAAATATTCTATTTATTTTTGGAGTACTAGCTGGATTAAAAGCTGTATTGACATTACCTGGTATTGCGGGTATTGTATTAACGATTGGTATGTCTGTGGATGCGAACGTACTTATCTTTGAAAGGATTAAAGAAGAACTTGCAAAAGGGAAATCTCAAGTAGATGCAATTAAAGACGGTTTTAATAATGCATTGTCATCTATATTAGATGCAAACATTACAACAGGTCTAACAGGTTTAATTCTTTTGTTCTTTGGTACAGGTCCAATTAAGGGATTTGCAACAACTTTGTTAATTGGTATTCTTACATCTTTATTTACTGCAATCTTTATTACAAGATTATTTATTGATGGATATGGTAAAAATGGTAAAGAACTAGCATTTTCTACTGCGGCTACTAAGAATTTATTTAAGAATATAAATATCAATTTCCTTGCAAAAAGAAAGATTGCATATGTGATTTCGGGTATTATCGTCGTAGCTGGTCTTGTATCACTATTTACTCCAGGACAAGGATTAGATGAAGGTGTAGATTTTGTTGGAGGAAGAACCTATACTGTTCGTTTTGCTCAGGATGTAGTGCCTACAGATGTAGAAAAGGATTTGGTAGCTGTTTTTGGTAGTGCGCAAGCAAAAACCTTAGGTGCTAATAATCAGTTAAAGATTACAACAAAATATAAGGTAGATGAAACAGGTGAAGAAGTAGATTCTGAAATCTCTAATTCTTTATTTACTGCTTTAAAACCTTATTTGACAGATGGTATGACTTATGCGGAATTCTCTAATGGAGATGAAGATAAGCAAGTGGGTATTATGTCTTCTAGAAAGGTAGGACCAACTATTGCAGATGATATTCAGCAAGCAGCATTTGTTTCGGTTATCGGATCTTTAATTGTAGTATTCTTGTATATCTTATTTAGATTTAGAAGATGGCAGTTTAGTTTAGGTGCAGTAGCAGCAGTATTTCATGATGTTTTAGTTGTATTAGGTGTATTCTCAATTACTTGGAAATTTATGCCATTTAATATGGAAATTGATCAAGCCTTTATTGCAGCCATATTAACGGTTGTAGGGTACTCTCTGAATGATACGGTGGTTGTGTTTGATAGAATCCGTGAATATTTTGCGGAACACACAGGTTGGTCATTAGACAAGAATATTAATGGAGCATTAAATAGTACATTAAGTCGTACATTAAATACTTCGTTAACTACTTTATTAGTATTGATAGCAATCTTTATTTTTGCTGAACCATTAAGAGGGTTTATGTTCTCATTAATTATTGGTGTATTAGTAGGTACGTATTCTTCATTATTCATTGCAACTCCTGTAATGTATGATACGGTGAAGAAAGTAGGTTTAAAAGAAAAGAAGAAGACTGAAGAGTAA
- a CDS encoding TlpA disulfide reductase family protein: protein MRYIFIILLLLSVHWSQKLIGQEQFPLSTLITVEGKEIKIEDKLTKLTVIDLWATWCKPCIKETPYLEEIKKQYGDNIDIIYISLDTNKDRWLQYVKKKKNTENQFWVPQNSPILAFISETTEMGGVTSTSWSIPKFFLVDATAKKVSRFCPLPSSGRLQGLIDKNL from the coding sequence GTGAGATACATTTTTATAATATTGTTATTATTAAGCGTTCACTGGAGTCAAAAACTTATTGGGCAAGAACAATTCCCGCTTTCAACTTTAATAACTGTAGAGGGAAAGGAAATTAAAATTGAGGATAAATTAACAAAATTAACTGTTATTGATCTTTGGGCTACGTGGTGTAAACCTTGTATTAAAGAAACACCATACCTAGAAGAAATTAAAAAACAATATGGAGATAATATAGATATTATTTACATATCCTTAGACACTAATAAAGATAGATGGTTACAGTACGTTAAAAAGAAAAAGAATACTGAAAATCAATTTTGGGTACCACAAAACAGTCCAATACTAGCATTTATTTCTGAAACTACAGAAATGGGAGGAGTCACTTCAACATCTTGGTCTATTCCAAAATTTTTTCTTGTTGATGCTACTGCTAAAAAAGTGAGTCGCTTTTGTCCATTACCGTCTTCCGGAAGATTACAGGGTTTAATTGACAAAAATTTATAA
- the mdh gene encoding malate dehydrogenase codes for MKVTVVGAGAVGASCAEYIAIKNFASEVVLLDIKDGYAEGKAMDLMQTASLNGFDTKITGTTNDYSKTAGSDIAVITSGIPRKPGMTREELIGINAGIVKSVSSSLIEHSPNAIIIVVSNPMDTMTYLVHKTTDLPKNRIIGMGGALDSARFKYRLAEALGAPISDVDGMVIGGHSDKGMVPLTRLATRNSVPVSEFISDDRLEQVAADTKVGGATLTGLLGTSAWYAPGAAVSGLVQAIACDQKKIFPCSTLLEGEYGLNDLCIGAPVVLGKNGIEKIVEIKLSDAEKAKLAESAEGVKKTNGLLEL; via the coding sequence ATGAAAGTTACAGTAGTAGGAGCTGGTGCAGTGGGTGCAAGTTGTGCCGAGTATATTGCCATTAAGAATTTTGCTTCAGAGGTAGTATTGTTAGATATTAAAGATGGATATGCAGAAGGTAAAGCAATGGATTTGATGCAGACGGCTTCTTTAAATGGATTTGATACTAAGATAACAGGAACTACAAACGATTATTCCAAAACTGCAGGAAGTGATATTGCTGTAATTACATCTGGTATTCCGCGTAAACCTGGAATGACACGTGAAGAATTGATTGGTATTAACGCAGGGATTGTAAAATCTGTTTCATCTAGTTTGATTGAGCATTCTCCAAATGCAATTATTATCGTAGTAAGTAATCCTATGGATACAATGACTTATTTAGTTCATAAAACTACAGATCTCCCTAAAAATAGAATTATTGGAATGGGCGGAGCTTTAGATAGTGCTCGTTTTAAATATAGATTAGCTGAAGCATTAGGAGCTCCAATTTCTGATGTTGATGGAATGGTGATTGGAGGACATAGTGATAAAGGTATGGTGCCTCTAACTAGATTAGCGACAAGAAATAGTGTTCCGGTTTCAGAGTTTATCTCTGATGATCGTTTAGAGCAAGTTGCAGCAGATACTAAAGTTGGTGGAGCTACGCTTACTGGTTTATTAGGAACTTCTGCTTGGTATGCTCCAGGAGCTGCTGTTTCTGGGTTAGTTCAGGCTATTGCTTGTGATCAGAAAAAAATATTTCCTTGTTCTACGTTGTTGGAAGGTGAGTACGGCTTAAATGACCTTTGTATAGGAGCGCCTGTAGTGCTAGGTAAAAACGGAATCGAAAAGATTGTAGAAATTAAACTTAGTGATGCCGAAAAAGCTAAACTTGCAGAGAGTGCAGAAGGAGTTAAGAAAACTAATGGATTATTAGAATTATAA
- a CDS encoding DUF6588 family protein, translating into MKKTILLFTMLLFKVSYSQTNVDQLLELGIENAQRFSTDYFAPAGELLVNSMSNGWYKTAEVKKLWRFEVGFIGNLSFVREEKQSFILNTAEYEGLEFSEGPSSQLVANAFGGNRGDISVVLDQGQLGQVEITLPDGIGGKEVNIAPTGFFQGSMGISRSTEIKARFLPKIAVRENTEVFLYGLAIQHELTDWIFSWKRLPFRFSGLIGYTNVRGFYDFTADSQIDGADQEIRLKSNSWLVSGIISTKLPKFNFYGGFGYYAGNSKADILGTYEIQRGPLASQTVKDPISVNNKASGLKATIGANVKLGFFRANLDYTLQNYQNLSIGLNFGW; encoded by the coding sequence ATGAAAAAAACGATACTGCTTTTTACGATGCTTTTGTTTAAAGTATCATATTCCCAAACCAATGTAGATCAGTTATTAGAATTAGGTATAGAAAATGCACAGCGTTTTAGTACTGATTATTTTGCTCCGGCAGGAGAATTGTTGGTAAATAGTATGTCTAATGGTTGGTATAAAACTGCCGAAGTAAAAAAGTTGTGGCGTTTTGAGGTAGGTTTTATCGGAAATCTTTCTTTTGTAAGAGAAGAAAAGCAGTCATTTATTCTCAATACAGCAGAATATGAAGGTTTAGAATTTAGTGAAGGTCCTTCGAGTCAGTTGGTGGCGAATGCTTTTGGAGGTAATCGCGGAGACATTTCGGTGGTTTTGGATCAAGGACAATTAGGACAAGTAGAAATTACACTTCCGGATGGGATTGGTGGAAAAGAAGTAAATATTGCACCCACAGGATTTTTTCAGGGGTCTATGGGGATATCAAGAAGCACAGAGATTAAAGCAAGATTTTTACCAAAAATTGCTGTGCGAGAGAACACAGAAGTTTTTCTTTATGGATTGGCAATTCAGCATGAATTGACGGATTGGATTTTTTCTTGGAAAAGACTTCCTTTTAGATTTTCTGGATTAATAGGGTATACTAATGTTAGAGGGTTTTATGATTTTACTGCAGATAGCCAGATTGATGGAGCAGATCAAGAAATACGATTAAAATCTAATTCTTGGTTGGTTAGTGGTATTATTTCAACGAAGCTTCCTAAATTTAATTTTTACGGTGGTTTTGGGTATTATGCAGGAAATAGTAAAGCAGATATTTTGGGTACTTATGAAATTCAAAGAGGTCCACTAGCTAGTCAAACTGTTAAGGATCCAATTTCTGTTAATAATAAAGCTTCTGGACTTAAAGCTACTATTGGAGCTAATGTGAAATTAGGTTTTTTTAGAGCTAATTTGGATTATACACTTCAGAACTATCAAAATCTCTCTATAGGATTGAATTTTGGTTGGTAA